Below is a genomic region from Scyliorhinus canicula chromosome 2, sScyCan1.1, whole genome shotgun sequence.
cctccgtcacccacccacccacccacccactcggcctccgtcacccacccacccacccacccacccactcggcctccgtcacccacccacccacccacccacccggcctccgtcacccacccacccacccacccacccccacccggcctccgtcacccacccacccaccggcctccgtcacccacccacccacccacccggcctccgtcacccacccacccacccggcctccgtcacccacccacccacccggcctccgtcacccacccacccggcctccgtcacccacccacccacccggcctccgtcacccacccacccacccacccacccacccggcctccgtcacccaccacccacccacccacccacccacccacccggcctccgtcacccacccacccacccggcctccgtcacccacccacccacccggcctccgtcacccacccacccacccggtcctccgtcacccacccacccacccggcctccgtcacccacccacccgcctccgtcacccacccacccacccacccccggccTCCCGTCACCCACAccggcctccgtcacccacccacccacccacccaccccctccgtcacccacccaccccccacccacccacccgcctccgtccccacccacccaccccacccacccacccggcctcctccacccacccccggcctcctcaccccccacccacccggcctccgtcacccacccaccccccacccacccacccacctcggcctccgccacccacccactcgcctccgtcacccacccacccacccactctcctccgtcacccacccacccacccacccactcgcctccgtcacccacccacccacccccccccctctcctccgtcacccacccacccacccacccacccacccacccactcgtcctccccccaccacccacccactcggcctcctcacccacccactcccctccgtcacccacccctcggcctccgtcacccacccacccacccactcgcctccgtcacccacccaccccccacccacccacccacccacccactcgtcCTCcgttcacccacccacccacccacccacaccactctcctccgtcaccccccacccacccacctcgtcctccgtcacccaccccaccccccactctgcctcctcaccacacccacccacccccgcactcctcccacccacccacccacccacccccccacccacccactctcctccgtcacccacccacccactcggcctccgtcacccacacccactcggcctccgtcacccacccacccaccaccccacccacctcggcctccgtcacccacccacccacccacccaccctcggcctccgtcacccacccacccaccccccacccccggcctccgtcacccacccacccacccacccactcggcctgtccacccacccacccacccactcggcctccgtcacccacccacccacccactcggcctccgtcacccacccacccactcggcctccgtcacccacccacccaccacccactcggcctccgtcacccacccacccacccactcggcctccgtcacccacccacccacccacccacccacccactcggcctccgtcacccacccacccacccacccactcggcctccgtcacccacccacccggcctccgtcacccacccagccacccacccacccactcggcctccgtcacccacccactcggcctccgtcacccacccacccacccacccactcggcctccgtcacccacccacccacccacccactcgcgcccatccccccactcgcgcccatccccccactcgcgcccatccccccactcgcgcccatccccccactcgcgcccatccccccactcgcgcccatcccccacccactcgCGCCCCACTAAATTATATATAAATAATATAATTTAGGACTGGCTGCTTTCACAGCTCATTTTTGAGAAACCATTACAATGTATATCGGTTGCAGTGAATATGTCACATTCAAGTTTTCAGATGAACTAACCCTCAAAAGTAGTTGCCTTGAATATGGAGAACAAGGCAGATGGAACTTGATCTATAAATTTGAGGTTCTATGTTTTGGCATAATATGTGGTGACATAACACTGTTGTAGGTTTTCAAATGAGGTATGAGGTCATCAGAGCTCTATCTGCAGGTTGAGTGCAGCCGAGAACTCCATTTTATGTTTACTTTTTTCTGTATTTGTTGACTTACTAGTGTACATTGGCTCAAATTTTGTCGAGCTTTGAAAAGCTTTGCTATTTGTCATGTTAACACCTGACACAAATTTACTATGGGTTTTTTTCAGCATTCATTTGCTCTAATCTGGCACCTGATCCAGAGTGGCACTTTATGAGCGGGACAATAGCGAGGCTCTTTGCTCAGTCAGATTTAAAGAATCCACACACAGTCTGAACCAGGATGTATAAATTAGATTGAGATCATGTACAGGAAGTGGAATAAAGAGTAGGAAAGACAGATGAGAGTAAGGGATATATGCGACAGACAGAAaaacacagtttttaaaaaactaaccTGAAGGAATGAGGTTACACAATTTATCAAATTACGTTTTCAGGCCAAAATATATTGTTTTTCCGTTATTATCGCCccattaaaaacaaaacatttatgaATGCACCAGCCCTAACTTTTCCAGGCACTGTTTTTGGGGAATTTGTGGGAAAGAACTCCCAATTTCACACTATTGCATTGATTTCAGTGCCAAGTCTATCAGCAAGCACTATTAAAGCACACCCTATGCAGGAGTAGGGTGCCTCTGATAGTAACATTGAGATTTCCGTGTTTCATGTGTATGTGCGGAAGCCAGAATATGCTTTCTTATTTCCTCCCTAATAATGAGTATTGATGCCCTCACCATTATCATTGAAAAATCCAGGCCACTTTTCTGTTTCTGTGCACCAATGACAATGGTTTATTTTCTTTTGATAGCTGATTCCGTCTCTGAGAAGATATAGCCTGTCATTTAGCATTTCTGTAGCAGACCCTTGTAAGAGGTGCACACTCCTATTTACCCTTCCTGTTGGTTCCTGACTTTAGGATTTTATAAAGGACAAACTTACACAGGCGCGGGCTTTTGGGTTCAACCACAAATAGTTTTATTGACAAAAATAAACCTCCTGATGTCTAATGCAAAAGCTCTAATGTAATGACCCCGCACAACACTTATTGATAAAAAGCTTCCACGCAAAACCACAAGCAAAACCCTATGTTTACTTCAACTGAAACCCCCTCAGAATTTAGTTGCTAGCTGTAAACTATCTTTAAACCTCAGCCCCAATATCCATCTGATTTGGCTGATACTTCAACTCCCCACACGGTTGTTCTTTCCAATGCGATCTGTGGGTCCGTTGTTACGGTACCGGGACAAGATTCTaatttatattaggaaactgGACGAGACCCCAactatttttcaatttttttaaacTGAGGAAAGGGTACTTTGCCGCAGGAGTGATTGCACTGACAAATAgggatcattttttaaaaacaaactttattattattaGCACAGGAGTACCACATTATCACAAATAGCTTTTCAGTTAAACATTAAACGATTCTTAACATAAAAGGAAAACTTTAATTAATTTATACCTTCTCTATCAATTCACAACATTACAGGTCAAAAGTCActggtaaataaagttagcaaacaaagGGATACTTGCTGTACCATTCGGTAGCGATTTCCTTTTAGAAAAGTAGAGAATAGTCTGAAGATCCTCCTATCTTGTCAGACTCCTGCTCAACCTGACTGTATTTGGCTAAACTGCTGCTCAACTTAAACTCAGAGCAAACTGCCAAACCTACATCAAACAGACAGACTTGGCTCCtgccattaattacataatctctATCCCACTCCGATCCCATGACCTACTTATCAAAGTCTAAAcacaatgtctcaaattatctactctccagggaatctccagcaatcatatcCAAAAGTTCCATTAGGCATCTCTTTGTAAACAAGTACATAGTTGCAAtgaatgattatctcacttttacaacattTTAATTGTACCTTTTGTAGACAGACCGCCTATCTGtatgttaaaccaggatttttacaaaatattactgcaacataTATAAATAGCTTAGCCTCAGCTTTTAATAGCATCACTGCAACATACATAATATAATCTATATAAAAAATTCCTACATTCGTCACACCTTGAATTAGGGTTACCATTCCTGATTCTCCTTGGTGACTGCAGTGCAAGACTCAACTATCTTGCCCTTTTTATTACAATACTTTATTAAAGCATATTTCCTGAAGACATCCTGTTTGGATGGTTTGTGCTTCGCACCTTTTAAACCTCTTTCCGCTTGGTTGTTGCCTTGTTCCAGACAAACCCATTCATCGTGATGTTTTCACAACCGAAACAATGGACCACATTCAGGTGTGTTGTCTCTGGTTGCCAAGTTGATTTGTATGTGATAAAGTAAATTTCTCCTTGGCTGTTGTTAGTGTTtgtacagtggatgttgtctggggTCATCAGGCCTGATGGTCTCCCAGTTTCTTTAATTGGGTTGTCTGATGGCCACTCTTTTGTCTTTTGAGATGGTAATGTCCCAGTGCCTTTACACGGTATCAACTTGGTTTCTGTGTTGACATGTTTTGAAGACAGTACAGTCGAGGTTTGGCCTGTTTGTTTCCAGTGTTTGTGTGTCTATTCCCGCTAatgcagatggtgatatttgaatgCAATAAATATCTTGAATTAaattaaaccattgtcgattgttgtgaagatccatctggttcaccaatatcctttggggaagaaaatctgtcatcctggatgtgactccagacccacaacaatgctgttgatttatatttttaaaaaagtttggagtacacttttttccaattaaggggcaatttagcatggccaaaccacctaccctgcacctctttgggttgtgggggtgagacccacgcagacacggggagactgcaaactccacaaggacagtgatctggggccgggatcgaacctgggtcctcagcgccgtgaggtagcagtgctaaccactgcgccactgtgctgccccaatgtggTTGATTTCCTAAATGCCATTTGTAATacaggtatttggtgcagtaaattCCTCTGGAATGgcctcggttcaagggcaattagagatggtgtgatgaatgtaggaatttcatatGTGTTGTAATACAGGTATTTGTGCAGTAAAATCCTGAGTTAGTATTTAATTGCTGAAATCATGTGTGAAAAGAATCCTGGTTTCAAAGATCTTGGGATCCAAGGGTGCAATTACACCATCGTAAATagcttgggctaatgcagttttgtttggattaaggggattccctcaGGAgccaattagatttcagctttgtAAGATGTTGTTACTGGGTGGAGCTAAagtatcaggcattttgcagaaaagcaggtCAGCGGAGTTCTAGATGAAGCTGTGAGCAGAGTCAActgctctcactgcagttcagttacaGATATTTATGTGGGCAGATTAGCAgtctttccaagcagttcaggATGGTCTGATTAGAAGGTGAACGGAAACAAGTAGAAGcatcttctgaagaaatacagcatgagtttctgcatggtttgGCTAGGATTCAGGTTTTTTTCattaaagcagtgtcaaaagatctctctttcacaAAGAGCATCACTCTGCAGCAAATATTCCTGAGTGCAAATGTatttaaagtggattgagagccgaGATGTTTTGTTTTGTCTGAGTGggaagatagcaattaaggggtATTGTGTTCACTCTATtgagtagcattgtttaaggggtaattgtaagctattttatgGTGTGATGTTAGATATCTTAACACAGTTAGTAATAACGTTTATTTTAATAAACCGCATCACTATTTCttcgtgaaatcactcctggagcgaaataTCCTTTTctctccagtatcctagccactgttggggtacgGTCCGGGATCATAATAATAGACAATAAAtagtggcccagccagtgatgcccacattctgtgaattaatttttaaaaatgtaatctgGGGTTATGTTTTCAGCCAGTATTGAGAATGCTGCATTGTCAAGGATGGATCTTCAAAACGCAACACTCGATAGagtacagtgtgtctgccccctcatGTGGATGTGAATAATCTATGGCATATATTTAAAGAGGGGAGTTCTCCTAGTGTCCCGTGTTATAATAAAGCCATCAAAAACACTATGgtcatttattttattactgTTTATGGAACGTTGCAGTATGTAAATTGTCTATGACATTTCCACTGACGACTGTAAAATTCCTTCATTGGTTGCGAGATTGCGAAAGGCTTTTTACTTGCCATTGCAAAACTGGAACGTGGGGTCCCCAGGAGTGTGCATGTGTTGCAACCCTGACTCTTCAACGTAAATGTTAAAACAATGCTGAAACTGGACTGAGTTTACAAATATGAAAATGTTTTTACATTGTAGGTCATAGACATCCAAATTAATATAATAATTGGCCCAATATAATGCGTTTCCTACATCAGTTATTTTAGTAACTTGAGTGAATTTTCCTGTTTACTTGTGGGCGGTCCTGTGTGGTGAGTGAGAGAAAATCACTCAAATTGGAAACTTTACGGGCGGTACGgttgtgcaatggttagcactgctgcctcatggcagagtttgcactttcttcctgtgtcagcttgggtctcacccacacaagccaaggatgtgcagagtaggtggattggccagactaaattgccccttaattggaacatttttttaaaaagtaattagagactttattcattttaaaatgaaatgtatTCATTTAGGATCACTTTAGAGATTAGAGAATGAAGAAATTCCAATCATTGATCTAATTTGATCTCTAACTAGTTTGCAAAAATGAAAGGGTAAAGTTAACCACATCGCCCAGTCCTTCCAAAGATTAAATACTGCATAGCTTTGTATATGCCCAATAAGCATTAATTTAAAtggtttaattaatttattattcCCTTAAAGTTGCAGGCAAACGGAAAATCATTTGAGAATGTAGAACTTGGAGATGCGAGTACGAAAAAGCAAAAGCCTCCTCGGAGAATCATTCACTTTGCTAGTGGCGAAACGATGGAGGAGTACAGCACTGATGAGGAGGAACAAGAGGATGAAAAAAAAGATTTATTGCCTATGATTGATACTGTAAGGTTGAAGTTTATTGAAGTTATTTTTGTGAACTGAGGAGGAAATAAATGTCCAAGTGCATAATATGGAACCTATGTTTTCTTTCCAGAGCAAACTTCCTTGGGGCCCATTCCTGTGGTTCTACATGCTAAGATTTGCTACAGGAACACTCTCTGGTATGTATGTTATATGTATATCATGGATATTGAGTGAAAGGAGCAGAAAAATGGAGGTTGAAATGTCTTCGAACAGCTTCCGattaatttccttttttacttTACTTTATTTCTTTTTACTTGTCCCAGTTGAGTCCCAGTATTTGTAAACTAATTTCTCCATATTATTCCCAGTATGGAGCAATGTTTAGCTCCCTGTTATTTGGCTGAGGAGGAGAGGAGTttcttaaaaaaaagtaaggtaaagtcaagtttttttaaaaatgtcagttATGCAATACCTTGAGGGCATTAATGCTTTAAAATTAGTTCAGTGAATTCATaggacccctacagtgcagaaagaggccacttagtctgcactgacactctgaaagagcaccctaccttggtccatgcccccccccaacccatccccatAATCCCGCCTCACCTTTTAggcaataagggacaatttagtgtggtcggtccacctaacctgtacacctttggactgtggaaggaaacccacgcagaggagaacgtacaaactccacacacagtcacccaaggctagaattgaacccaggtccctggtgctgtgaggcagcagttaaaaaagaaacatttggAAATAAGAGACAGGATTTTTTATCTTCTCACATTCCTTTTTTAAGAATTATTGTTGAGCTATGGTTTCCTGGATGTTGCAGCTCAAGTGAGCATTTTTCAAATCCCAAGTCCAGAACATTGTTATTGGCAAGCTGTTATCCTGTAGGCTATTGCAGCTAAGCTTATTTTGCTCTCCCATTTTGTTCTCTCATTTCAGCAGACGTCACAATGCCAATTTGCAGTGAGAGCTATGTTTGATATTTTTCCATTCTTCTTAGCTTAGAAACACCAAGGCTAAATGCAGCACCTCAAACTCCTACCCCAGAGGTCAGAAAGGGAGGCTGAGTTGAAatagaacaaatttttaaaaaaggtaggcATAGTTAGGACCCAGGCAGATTTTAATGGTGACATTTTGTTTGGAGGAAGTGAATGGAATTAAGAGTTGATCAAAGTGAGAACACGTTCACCCAGGCAAATGTGATGAGGGTAGACAgattttttttgttcatgggacatgggcatcgctggctgggtcagcatttattgcccatcccgagttgcccttgagggggtagttgagaatcaaccacattgaaaAATAATTCAGATGGAGTTGCCATTCAGCCTCAAAGTAGAGGTCCTTTTGTCATACAATAAAACATGTAGTGTTGACAGGTTTGATAATTGGCTGTGTACGACCTAAGAGAATGGAGTGCTAAAAGTTGTgggggagatggatttgagagAGCAGAATGGAGAAACTGATATGGACAGTTCTCAATAAAAAGATCATGACGATAAGAGACCGAGGAATAATGGGAATACTGAGACAGGATGGGTGGATCATTGGGGAGAAGGGGCGGATGTCAAAGAGATGAAGGTCAGAGGCTAGAGTAAAAACATGTCAATGGATAGGATTATAAGCGGAAGAGACATCAAGATTGGCAGCCAAGAGTTGTTGAAGCTTGTGCTCCTTAACctaaaaagcaaggttttgttgaAGCTCGGGTGAGATAAAACTTGGACCAAGGCCAGTTTTGAATTAAAATGGAGTaggtgctgctggagagagagagagatggatggagggtgtgaatgtggtgGCACAGTAGAGATAATAGATCTCATGAAGTGGCAAGAGTTGTGGTTAGTGATACTAAATATTAATATATCCAATCACAGGATTTGAAAATATTAACATTGGAATCTAAACTGCTATCTATGTGGAATGAATCAGAGCTCGACAAAGTTGCTACAAGTCATGGATGTCAAGGCAAGTTTTAGTTAACCAATGATCAAGATAAAGGACACATTCCAAATGAAATCAAATAAGGACATAACTAACTTATTTAATGTGGGCATTCCTGTAAGAGAAATGGCAGTATATAAAACAGAAGAGAGATACAGATGAATAAATGCAGGAAACGCAAACAGAATACGGAGCATCTGTGGATGGAGGAAGGAAGGCAGGGTTAATATTCAGTtcaatgacctttcctcagaATTGGAAGATAGTTCTTTGATTAGGGGATTAAATGGACAAAGATTAGCGAAACAGGAGACGGTTATAGCAAAATAGCATGGGGTGTAAACAAGAATATTCTGGAAAGTATGTGGCAAAGAAAGAATGTATGTTTTTGGCACCATCTTATACAAGAGTTCACTATAAAACTGAACTTTTAGTAATAAGCTTATAATTTTTTTTGAACAGTTTGCGACTTCTTGGGAGAAAAGTTAGCTTCACTTTTTGGTATAAATGCTCCAAAGTACCAGTATGCTATTGATGAGTACTACAGGATAAAGAAGGAGGTAAGAAAATTGCATGTGCTTGATCAGTTAAGTTACTTCTAAtccagctggcttttaaaaatctttcttCAAGAATTGTTTGAGAACAAGaagaatattttatcatttaaaaatattctgtttaaacgggcaatttagcatggccaatccacctaccctgcacatctttgggttgtgggggtgagacccactaaGGTGGGGGACAATACGCAAACTCTACAagcactgggatcgaacccgggtcctcggagccgtgccgcagcagtgctaacgactgtccTCCATAATAACATTTTAAACAGACAGTAAATCAAACCCTTTAATTCCCAATAGCAAGTGCTACCAGAGGATGGCAACCATTGCCAGCCAGGAGTCTATACTTATGGAATATCT
It encodes:
- the fam177a1 gene encoding protein FAM177A1 isoform X1, giving the protein MAEKLPGLGLYLSPGNMLLAGSKTDSEKLQANGKSFENVELGDASTKKQKPPRRIIHFASGETMEEYSTDEEEQEDEKKDLLPMIDTSKLPWGPFLWFYMLRFATGTLSVCDFLGEKLASLFGINAPKYQYAIDEYYRIKKEEEEEEEENKMSEEAEKNYQEQMGQQQDVVSADDGLPVVNASFVNVSFEMESDPTTITETKQRADSIPT
- the fam177a1 gene encoding protein FAM177A1 isoform X2, which translates into the protein MLQANGKSFENVELGDASTKKQKPPRRIIHFASGETMEEYSTDEEEQEDEKKDLLPMIDTSKLPWGPFLWFYMLRFATGTLSVCDFLGEKLASLFGINAPKYQYAIDEYYRIKKEEEEEEEENKMSEEAEKNYQEQMGQQQDVVSADDGLPVVNASFVNVSFEMESDPTTITETKQRADSIPT